In Lysinibacillus sp. FSL M8-0337, the following proteins share a genomic window:
- a CDS encoding ATP-grasp domain-containing protein, giving the protein MKAIIFIGTNKSGSSREAIKAAEKLGYLTILFTSNEKQLQQRKAYPDIHKMIFIDTSNIEDMIVEIHDLLDTGLEIKSIVSFVDPFVHIASILCDEFCQNYTSSAAIEMMEDKEKTRNLLKDQPYSPKFFLKKPHESFSNNMVFPLIVKSPKSTGSKDVLLATDKNQLDSHLTFLQNKNPGETIMIEEYIDGPQYLVEAMVYKRQVHTIGIIEQEITQGKRFIITGYGILAEVPSDIQKGIEEVLHSIVKVFDIENGTLHLELRLTEHGWKLIEINPRISGGAMNNMLHAAFGFSLVEETLKLFLGEQPNVQPRHKKFIFTKYVIVESKGVLERVIGKTRATKAPGVVDVYVKPRKGTLLTPPLSMGHRYAYVIAEGKTLAQAKNNAITAAMEIKFLLKAL; this is encoded by the coding sequence CAATTATATTTATCGGTACAAACAAATCTGGGTCTAGTCGTGAAGCGATAAAAGCAGCAGAAAAATTGGGCTACTTGACAATACTGTTCACAAGCAATGAAAAACAATTACAACAGAGAAAAGCCTATCCAGACATTCATAAAATGATTTTTATCGATACTTCCAATATAGAAGATATGATAGTAGAAATTCATGATTTGCTTGATACCGGTTTAGAGATAAAGTCCATTGTTAGTTTTGTAGATCCATTTGTTCATATTGCCTCTATTTTATGTGATGAATTTTGCCAAAACTATACTTCATCAGCAGCAATTGAAATGATGGAAGATAAAGAGAAAACAAGAAATCTATTAAAGGATCAGCCGTATTCCCCAAAATTTTTCCTAAAAAAACCGCATGAATCATTTTCAAATAACATGGTATTTCCATTGATTGTTAAATCTCCTAAATCAACGGGTTCAAAAGACGTACTACTTGCGACAGATAAAAACCAACTCGATTCACATCTTACATTTCTCCAAAATAAAAACCCTGGTGAAACCATCATGATTGAGGAATATATTGATGGACCCCAATACTTAGTGGAAGCAATGGTCTATAAGCGACAAGTTCACACAATCGGTATTATTGAACAAGAGATTACACAAGGAAAACGATTCATTATTACAGGCTATGGTATACTCGCGGAAGTACCTTCTGATATTCAAAAAGGGATTGAAGAAGTGCTCCATTCTATTGTCAAAGTATTTGATATTGAAAATGGAACATTGCATCTAGAGCTTCGTTTAACGGAACATGGATGGAAGCTCATTGAGATTAACCCTCGAATTTCAGGTGGCGCTATGAATAATATGCTACATGCGGCTTTCGGATTTAGTTTAGTGGAAGAAACACTTAAATTATTTTTAGGTGAACAACCAAATGTCCAACCTAGGCATAAAAAATTCATCTTTACAAAATATGTTATAGTAGAGAGCAAAGGTGTGTTAGAAAGAGTAATCGGTAAAACAAGGGCAACAAAAGCACCTGGTGTTGTCGATGTATATGTAAAGCCACGAAAAGGAACTTTGTTAACCCCCCCATTGTCGATGGGTCATCGCTATGCCTATGTTATTGCCGAGGGGAAAACTTTAGCTCAAGCGAAAAACAATGCTATAACCGCCGCCATGGAAATCAAATTTCTATTAAAAGCACTATAA